A region of Cataglyphis hispanica isolate Lineage 1 chromosome 8, ULB_Chis1_1.0, whole genome shotgun sequence DNA encodes the following proteins:
- the LOC126851730 gene encoding thymidylate synthase isoform X2 produces MNGKESKNQEHDEYQYLQLVEKVITTGAKRSNRTGVDTYSIFGAQMRFGLRNDVFPLLTTKKVFWRAVVEELLWFIKGSTNSKELADKDIHIWDENGSRAFLDSCGFTDREEGDLGPVYGFQWRHFGAEYKDMFTNYTGHDQLKEVIYKVKHSPDDRRIIMTAWNPVDIPKMALPPCHTFVQFYVNNGELSAQLYQRSADMGLGVPFNIASYSLLIYMIAHVTGLKPGEFVHTMGDCHVYVNHVSALKEQIKREPREFPKLRIAREIKDIDDFAAEDFELIDYKPYSKLYMKMAV; encoded by the exons ATGAAtggaaaagaaagtaaaaatcaaGAACACGatgaatatcaatatttacaaCTCGTCGAGAAAGTCATTACAACTGGAGCAAAGAGAAGCAATCGCACCGGTGTCGATACTTATTCCATTTTCGGTGCGCAAATGCGATTCGGATTACGAAACG aTGTTTTCCCATTATTGACAACTAAAAAGGTATTTTGGCGAGCAGTAGTTGAAGAATTACTATGGTTTATCAAAGGATCGACAAATTCCAAAGAACTAGCAGATAAAGATATTCATATTTGGGATGAAAATGGTTCACGTGCCTTTTTAGATTCTTGCGGTTTCACAGACAGAGAAGAAGGTGATTTGGGACCTGTTTATGGATTCCAATGGAGACACTTTGGTGCCGAGTACAAGGATATGTTCACAAATTATACAGGACACG ATCAGCTAAAAGAAGTTATCTACAAAGTGAAGCATTCTCCAGATGATAGGCGTATTATAATGACTGCCTGGAATCCAGTCGATATTCCAAAAATGGCGTTACCACCATGTCACACTTTCgtacaattttatgtaaataacgGTGAATTGTCCGCGCAGCTTTATCAAAGAAGTGCAGATATGGGTTTAGGAGTGCCATTCAATATAGCATCATATTccttattgatttatatgatcGCTCACGTTACTGGCTTGAAG ccaGGAGAATTTGTACATACAATGGGAGACTGTCACGTTTATGTCAACCATGTAAGCGCCCTTAAGGAACAAATAAAGCGCGAACCACGAGAGTTTCCAAAATTAAGGATAGCTAGAGAGATTAAAGATATTGATGACTTCGCTGCTGAGGATTTTGAATTGATTGATTATAAACCTTATTCCAAACTCTACATGAAAATGGCTGTCTGA
- the LOC126851729 gene encoding transmembrane protein 184C produces the protein MASICRRWRLWILPVLTCLYALLIIVLVPILLVNCIKHSSIEKNQGALVGGVFVLLALPIAFYEIVQHMIYYTQPRLQKYIIRILWMVPIYAMNAWLGLMYPAGSIYVDSLRECYEAYVIYNFMMYLLAYLNSDHQLEHRLEISPQVHHMFPLCCLPNWEMGREFVHMCKHGILQYTAVRPISTLVSFICELNGVYGEGEFRGDVAFPYMIALNNLSQFVAMYCLVLFYRANVEALKPMKPIGKFLCIKAVVFFSFFQGVLIALLVYFNVISSIFNTQNTDAIRNISSKLQDFLICIEMFLAAIAHHYSFSYKPFVNLAQGQAWWDAFRAMWDVSDVHNDIKEHLGVVGSSLSRRIRGRGAYQQAWGSATERTSLLPEATVISQARSAPTCSFSGYNTAEAGLNNNPSIAESEEATPDAQDNSNTINT, from the exons ATGGCTTCGATCTGTCGACGTTGGAGATTATGGATATTGCCTGTACTAACCTGTCTATATGCACTGCTCATTATTGTACTCGTACCGATTCTGCTAGTCAATTGCATCAAACATAGTTCCATCGAAAAAAATCAAGGCGCGCTGGTGGGTGGTGTTTTTGTCTTGCTAGCATTACCCATTGCCTTTTACGAGATTGTTCAGCACATGATCTATTATACGCAGCCTAGactacagaaatatataataag gaTATTATGGATGGTACCCATCTATGCAATGAAtgct TGGTTAGGTTTGATGTATCCTGCAGGCAGTATATACGTGGATAGCTTAAGAGAATGCTATGAAGcttatgtgatatataatttcatgatGTATCTATTGGCCTATTTGAACTCCGACCATCAATTGGAACATAGACTAGAAATCTCGCCTCAAGTGCACCATATGTTTCCTCTGTGCTGTCTTCCCAACTGGGAAATGGGCAGAGAGTTTGTACATATGTGCAAGCAtggaattttacaatatacagCTGTTAGACCTATATCAACTTTAGTATCATT CATCTGCGAATTGAATGGCGTATATGGAGAGGGTGAATTTAGAGGAGACGTCGCTTTTCCATATATGATTGCTTTAAACAATCTGTCACAATTTGTTGCCATGTACTGTTTGGTACTCTTTTATCGTGCCAATGTGGAAGCCTTGAAGCCAATGAAACCAATTGGGAAATTTCTATGTATCAAAGCTGTAgtgtttttctcgttttt TCAAGGAGTGTTAATAGCTCTATTGGTATACTTCAATGttatatcaagtatttttaatacacaaaatacAGATGCCATCAGAAATATTTCATCCAAGTTGCAGGATTTTCTAATTTGTATAGAGATGTTTTTAGCCGCGATAGCGCATCACTACAGCTTTTCCTACAAACCATTTGTCAATTTAGCACAGGGTCAAGCATGGTGGGACGCATTTAG agCAATGTGGGATGTTTCTGATGtgcataatgatataaaagaacATTTGGGCGTCGTCGGCTCGTCCTTAAGTCGCAGGATACGTGGACGCGGTGCATATCAGCAGGCTTGGGGAAGTGCGACGGAGCGTACGTCGCTCTTGCCCGAGGCCACGGTAATAAGCCAGGCTAGAAGTGCGCCTACCTGCTCATTTTCGGGCTACAACACGGCTGAGGCCGGACTGAATAATAATCCATCCATCGCGGAATCAGAAGAGGCGACCCCAGACGCGCAGGATAATAGTAATACCATTAATACGTAG
- the LOC126851730 gene encoding thymidylate synthase isoform X1 has protein sequence MNGKESKNQEHDEYQYLQLVEKVITTGAKRSNRTGVDTYSIFGAQMRFGLRNDVFPLLTTKKVFWRAVVEELLWFIKGSTNSKELADKDIHIWDENGSRAFLDSCGFTDREEGDLGPVYGFQWRHFGAEYKDMFTNYTGHGIDQLKEVIYKVKHSPDDRRIIMTAWNPVDIPKMALPPCHTFVQFYVNNGELSAQLYQRSADMGLGVPFNIASYSLLIYMIAHVTGLKPGEFVHTMGDCHVYVNHVSALKEQIKREPREFPKLRIAREIKDIDDFAAEDFELIDYKPYSKLYMKMAV, from the exons ATGAAtggaaaagaaagtaaaaatcaaGAACACGatgaatatcaatatttacaaCTCGTCGAGAAAGTCATTACAACTGGAGCAAAGAGAAGCAATCGCACCGGTGTCGATACTTATTCCATTTTCGGTGCGCAAATGCGATTCGGATTACGAAACG aTGTTTTCCCATTATTGACAACTAAAAAGGTATTTTGGCGAGCAGTAGTTGAAGAATTACTATGGTTTATCAAAGGATCGACAAATTCCAAAGAACTAGCAGATAAAGATATTCATATTTGGGATGAAAATGGTTCACGTGCCTTTTTAGATTCTTGCGGTTTCACAGACAGAGAAGAAGGTGATTTGGGACCTGTTTATGGATTCCAATGGAGACACTTTGGTGCCGAGTACAAGGATATGTTCACAAATTATACAGGACACG gAATAGATCAGCTAAAAGAAGTTATCTACAAAGTGAAGCATTCTCCAGATGATAGGCGTATTATAATGACTGCCTGGAATCCAGTCGATATTCCAAAAATGGCGTTACCACCATGTCACACTTTCgtacaattttatgtaaataacgGTGAATTGTCCGCGCAGCTTTATCAAAGAAGTGCAGATATGGGTTTAGGAGTGCCATTCAATATAGCATCATATTccttattgatttatatgatcGCTCACGTTACTGGCTTGAAG ccaGGAGAATTTGTACATACAATGGGAGACTGTCACGTTTATGTCAACCATGTAAGCGCCCTTAAGGAACAAATAAAGCGCGAACCACGAGAGTTTCCAAAATTAAGGATAGCTAGAGAGATTAAAGATATTGATGACTTCGCTGCTGAGGATTTTGAATTGATTGATTATAAACCTTATTCCAAACTCTACATGAAAATGGCTGTCTGA
- the LOC126851731 gene encoding protein ILRUN, translated as MDLNNDLDQHLLHQFSCLGTTDKDDLVKQLQKLLADSHLNETTAAFFLDMNNWNLQAAICSYIDFGNPFNTPCMTLICDSTIGEGEAVPPSTNFQKSWHVQNSGTETWPIGIHLQHSSGILMGCARIPVPPLGPKESTELSVTLKSPAETGVHQSKWRMMTSNGVYFGDVIWVIITVNECGTLAVTQQLHQLSTQSNDVQMC; from the exons ATGGACCTCAACAACGATCTGGATCAACATTTGCTGCACCAGTTCAGCTGTCTCGGCACCACGGACAAAGACGACCTGGTGAAGCAGCTGCAGAAGCTGCTGGCTGACAGCCACCTCAACGAGACGACCGCCGCGTTCTTCTTGGACATGAACAATTG GAATCTACAAGCAGCAATTTGCAGTTACATCGATTTTGGAAATCCTTTCAACACCCCTTGTATGACATTAATATGTGACAGTACAATTGGTGAGGGAGAAGCTGTGCCACCCAGTACAAATTTTCAGAAGTCATGGCATGTACAAAACAGTGGCACAGAAACCTGGCCAATTGGAATCCATCTGCAACATTCTAGCGGAATACTGATGGGTTGTGCAAGGATACCAGTTCCACCATTGGGTCCTAAAGAATCTACAGAATTAAGCGTAACATTAAAGAGTCCAGCTGAAACTGGTGTCCATCAAAGTAAATGGAGAATGATGACGTCGAATGGTGTCTATTTTGGTG atgttATTTGGGTGATTATAACAGTGAACGAGTGTGGCACATTGGCAGTCACTCAACAACTGCATCAGTTAAGCACACAGTCCAATGATGTACAAATGTGCTAG